The Actinomycetota bacterium sequence AGACACGCACGGGTGGATGCACACGATCTGCTGATTGATTTGCAAACGGCATTCCCTCTTGGTGGGGCTTATGGCATGATCTCCTGCATGCTGCACCACGGCATCATCATTAACTAGCGCGTTGATACTCATCAACGCGCCGCCTCTCGCACCCTGCGGGGGGTTTTTTCGTTGATGGAGCCGATTCGCTCAACCTGAAGGAAGCACCATGACTCGCTCCGACGCCTTCCATGTCTACGACACCACGCTGCGCGATGGCGCCCAGCGTGAGGGCATTTCCTACTCAGTGAATGACAAGCTCGCTGTGGCGCGCCTTCTGGACGAGTACGGAGTCGGATTCATTGAGGGCGGTTGGCCAGGCGCGCTGCCGAAGGACACCGAATTCTTCGAGCGTGCTCGCGCTGAGCTTGACCTCAAGCACGCGCAACTCGTGGCCTTTGGTTCAACTCGCAAGGCCGGCAAGAAGGCGCATGAGGATGGCCAAGTGCAGGCGTTGCTGGACTCGCTGGCGCCCGTCATCACTCTGGTCGCAAAGTCGGACGTGCGCCATGTGGTTGAGGCCCTGCGCACTGACGTCGATGAGAACGAGCGCATGGTTGTCGACACGGTGAAGTTTCTGGTCGGTGAGGGCCGCCGGGTATTCGTCGACATGGAGCACTTCTTCGATGGTTACAAGCACGATTCCGATTACGGAGTTCGCCTGCTGGTTGCCGCCGCCGAGGCAGGTGCCAGCGTTGGAGTCATGTGTGACACCAACGGCGGAATGCTTCCGGTGGGCATCCACGACACTGTGACTGACGTAGCAAAGCGTTCGGGAGTCCGTCTGGGCATCCACTGTCAGGACGACACGGCATGTGCAGTCGCCAACACGGTAACTGCCGTTTCCGCTGGCGCTACTCACGTTCAGTGCACTGCAAATGGTTACGGCGAACGCACTGGCAACGCCGATCTGTTCTCGGTAGTCGCCAACCTGCAATTGAAGATGGACATAGATGCGCTTCCAGCAGACAGCCTGCGCGAGACGGTGCACATCTCAAAGGCAATCGCTGAAATCGCGAACATCGCTCCAGACATGCATCAGCCATATGCAGGCTCTTCCTCCTTTGCGCACAAGGCTGGCCTGCACGCGTCGGCTCTGAAGATCAACGCTGAGCTCTACAACCACATCGATCCGGCTCAGGTCGGGCATGTGCAACGCGTGCTGGTCACTGAGATGGCCGGACGTGCTTCTGTGGAGTTGAAGGGCACCGAGCTCGGATACGACCTTTCGACCAATCCTGAACTCGTCACACGCGTCGTCAGCCGAGTTAAGGAACTTGAATCCCAAGGCTGGAGCTTCGAAGCGGCCGATGCATCCTTTGAGTTGTTGATGCTCGCCGAAGACGGTCGCGAACGTGCCTTTGAAGTTGAGTCTTGGCGCACGATCGTGGAGCAGGGCGCCGATGGAGTCGTAGCGTCAGAGGCCACCGTCAAGGTGCACGCCAACGGTGATCGGGTGATCTCGACTGCTGAAGGCAATGGCCCAGTCAATGCGCTGGACAACGCACTTCGCGCCGCGCTCATCCAGATGTACCCAGAGCTCGGAACCTTGCGGCTCATCGATTACAAGGTGCGCATCCTTGACGGTGGCAGCGGAACCAATGCAGTTACACGGGTGCTCATCGAAACCACGGATGGCGAAGCCGACTGGACTACCGTCGGGGTGCACGAGAACGTCATCGCTGCATCCTGGAAGGCTCTGGACGATGCCGTTCGCTTCGGCCTGCTGCGTGCCAGTCGGGTGCTTGCTGGGCAGTAGTCCAGATTCGTCGGTCGGTAGGCTCCGACGGTGCGAATTTGTCGAGTTGCGGTTGATGATGAGTTGTTCTTTGGTGTCCTTGAAGGCTTAGACCCAAATGGCGACCCAGGTGAAGGCACGGTCATTGCTCTGCTCGATGGTCATCCCTTCGGTGAGTTGGTGCCTGACGGTCGCCTTGTCCGCTTTGCCGATGCTCGCCTCGTCGCCCCAGTACTCCCGAGCAAGGTAGTGGCGATCGGCAAGAACTATCTCGATCACATTCGCGAGACAGGTCTTGGTGAGCCGCCAGTCGAACCATTGATGTTTCTCAAGCCGAACACCTCGGTGATCGGGCCTGGTGAATTGATCGAGTTGCCGTGGCAGTCCGAGCACGTCGAGCATGAGGCTGAATTGGCGATCGTCATTGGACGCGTCTGTCGCGAGGTCCCGCGCGAGAGAGTGCATGAGGTCATTCTCGGATTCACGTGCGCCAATGACGTGACTGCCCGTGATCTGCAGAATCGCGACGGACAGTGGACTCGTTCTAAAAGTTTTGACACCTTCTGCCCTTTGGGGCCATGGATCGAAACAGATTTCAATTGGGAGCACACTGCGATCCTGTGCCACGTCAATGGCGATCTTCGCCAGGATGGCGACACGGCGGACATGCTCTTCGATGTTCCCACGCTCGTTGAAGCTGTGACCGCAGTGATGACCTTGCTGCCAGGCGATGTGATCCTTACCGGTTCACCGAGCGGTACCAGGCCGATGAAGGCCGGCGATTCAGTCACTGTCCGCATCGATGGCATCGGCGCCTTGACCAATCCGGTTACAGACCGTGCCTGAGGTTCGCGTTCGGTTTTGTCCTTCGCCTACAGGCAATCCGCATGTGGGCATGATTCGCACGGCATTGTTCAATTGGGCCTTTGCCCGCAACACCGGTGGAACCTTTGTTTTTCGCATTGAGGACACCGACAGTGCCCGCGACTCTGAGGAGTCCTACGAGGCACTCTTGGGTGCCCTGCGCTGGTTGGGACTGACTTGGGACGAGGGCCCTGAGATCGGCGGACCCTATGGTCCCTATCGGCAGTCGCAGCGGCTGGAGTTGTATGCCGACGTGGCGCGCAAGCTCGTTGATGGCGGATATGCCTATCCCTGCTTCTGCTCGGCTGACGAACTCGAGGCCCAGCGCGAGTTGGCCAAGCAGAACAATCGCGCGCCCGGTTACGAGGGCACCTGTCGCGATCTGACTGCGGAGCAACGAGTCGCATTCCTCGCCCAAGGGCGCCTACCTGTTATTCGCTTTCGCATGCCTGATCGGGATCACACCTGGGATGACCTCGTGCGGGGCCCGATCACCTTTGGCGCTGAGCATGTGCCTGATTTCGTCCTCGTGCGCGCCAATGGAGAGCCTCTCTACACGCTCGTGAATCCTGTTGACGATGCCAGCATGCGGATCACGCATGTGCTGCGCGGAGAAGATTTGCTGTCCTCCACTCCTCGCCAGTTGGCCTTGTATGAAGCGCTGGGAGCCATCGGCGTCAGTGATGGGGCTACTCCAGCATTCGGCCATCTCCCGTATGTGATGGGTGAGGGCAACAAGAAGCTCTCCAAGCGCGACCCAGAATCCTCATTACAGATGTATCGCGACAACGGCTTCCTTCCCGAAGCACTGCTCAACTACCTCGCTCTCCTTGGATGGTCTATGGGCGATGATCAAGAGTTCTTCAGTTTGGAGCAAATGGCCCAGGCCTTCAGCCTTGATCGAGTCAGCGCAAATCCTGCTCGCTTCGACTTGAAGAAGTGCACTGCGATCAATGGCGATTGGATTCGCGCACTGTCCGTTGACGAACTCACCACTCGGCTTCTGCCTCTGCTGGCCGCCGAGGGTCTGGTCAGTGAGACTGTCAGTCCGCAGCATGTGGCGGTGCTTGCGCAGGCAGTTCCACTCATTCAGGAGCGAATGGACACTTTGGTCCAGGCGCCAGCGATGCTGGGTTTCCTACTCATTGAACCTGCGAACTTTGCTGTCGATGAAGCAGAAGCAAGTGCGGGACTTGGCGAGGCTTCGCGCCCAACCATTAGCGCGGCAATCCAAGCGCTAACGGGGGTCGTGGAATGGAAGACAGACGCGATTCACGAAGCCTTGCGTGCTGCGCTAGTCGACGGACTGGGAATCAAGCCGAAGTTCGCCTTTGGGCCGATTCGCGTAGCGGTCACTGGTCGCCGCATCTCCCCGCCACTGTTTGAATCAATGGAAATTCTCGGCCGCGAGATCTGCCTCGAACGCCTCAAAGGAGTCCTGCGCAGTCCTTGATTTGCGACGTTGATCCCACCGGCAACCGTCAATCCAGTAGTTCTCGTTGATAGCGACGGAACAGCGCAATGGGAAACGAGACCCCAATCGACTGCAACATTGGGCAAGCACGTCATCCCGCTGGCGCATCTGCATCTCTGACGCGTCAACCCCACGGGTAGGGGGAGGGCCGAATTAGGGTCCAGCTCGGCGAACCCCTAATATCTTGCAGTCGGTCATAGCAAGTCCCATGGGGTATGGGGTAATTGGCAGCCCAACTGATTCTGGTTCAGTTAGTCTAGGTTCGAGTCCTGGTACCCCAGCGAACGTCGCGATTCTCATGATCGCAGCGTGTGATTGTTGGAGGCGACTCCATCAATTTGGCCCCGTTGTGTAGTGGCCTAGCACGCCGCCCTCTCAAGGCGGTAGCGCGGGTTCGAATCCCGTCGGGGCTACCAGGCCCCCTCCGCATGGAGGGGGCCTGAAGTCTTTTCTAGGTGGCGATTGCCGATTCCAATTGCTGAGCGGCTGCCAACAGTGCCGAAATCTGGGCCTTGCTTGGCTTGGCGAGAGGGTCAGCCGGACCCGAAATGGAAATCGCGCCGACCACTATGCCCTTGGCGTCTCGCACGGGCGCGGCTGCTGATGCGACACCAGGTTCGCGCTGAGCCACCGATTGAGCCCAACCACGCTTGCGCACAATGGTGAGGATTGCCTCGGAAAAGGCTGCTCCTTGGAGCAGCGAAGTGCGCTCGTGAGTCGGTTCCCAAGCGGCGAGCACTTGTGCGGCTGAACCGGCCTTCATGGTGAGCAAGGCTCCAACGGGAACGGTGTCTCGCAGTCCGCGCAGCGGCTCCGCAGCCGCGATGCACAGGCGTTGCTCTCCAGCTCGCCGATACACCTGTGCGCTGACGCCTGTGGCATCGCGCAATTCACGAACAACCATGTCTGCGGCGGCTTCCCATGACAGGTGTGGGTTGGCCCACTCACGGATCTGGTCACCAAGGGTGAACTGGCCAGTCTCCGATCGGCCAACCAGTCGGTGATGTTCAAGTGCCACCGCGAGGCGGTGCGCTGTGGGCCGGGGCAGTCCGGTGTTCCGCGCAAGCGCGGGAAGCGACTGCGGCCCTTGGGCGAGAGCTCCAAGGATGGCCGCGACTTTGTCAATGACACCGACTCCGCTACTGTTGTCCATAGCGTGATATTGGCGTCTCACATAGTGAGATGTCAATTCTGACACTGAAGGAGTGCATGATGGCAAAGACACTGGCCGAGAAAGTATGGGCCGCACACGTAGTGCGCCAAGCAGCTGGCGAGCCCGACCTGCTGTACATCGATCTGCATCTGGTGCATGAAGTAACCAGCCCCCAGGCCTTCGATGGATTGCGTGCGACCAACCGCAAGGTGCGCCGCCCGGACTTGACCCTTGCAACCGAGGATCACAATGTTCCGACCATCGACATTCTCAAGCCGATTGCGGACCCAGTCTCGCGCGCGCAGGTGGAGGCGCTGCGCACCAACTGCGCCGAATTTGGTGTGCCGCTGTATTCCCTTGGCAACATCGAGCAGGGGATTGTGCACGTCGTTGGACCCCAGTTGGGCCTGACTCAGCCGGGCATGACTGTCGTCTGTGGCGACTCGCACACATCAACACATGGTGCGTTCGGAGCCCTGGCCTTCGGCATCGGTACGAGTGAGGTTGAGCATGTGCTCGCAACGCAGACTCTGCCCTTGAAGCCCTTCAAAACTATGGCCGTGACGATAGAAGGTGATTTGTCAGCGGGAGTTTCGGCCAAAGACCTGACCTTGGCTGTCATCGCGCAGATCGGCACCGGCGGCGGGCAAGGCTATGTTTTGGAATACCGCGGTTCAGCGATTCGCGCGCTGTCGATGGAAGGCCGCATGACGGTCTGCAACATGTCCATCGAGGCCGGTGCTCGTGCTGGCATGGTTGCCCCTGACGAGACCACCTTCGAGTATCTGAAAGGCCGCGAGCATGCGCCCAAGGGAGCGGACTGGGACGCAGCGGTGGCCTATTGGTCAACGCTGCCAACAGATGACGATGCTGTGTTCGACGCCGAAGTCTATTTGGATGCAACAGCGTTGACGCCCTTTGTCACCTGGGGGACCAATCCGGGTCAGGGCTTGCCGCTGTCGGGTTCTGTGCCGTCTCCAACTGATGCCAAGGACGAGGTCGATCGCGAAGCGATCGAGCGTGCATTGGATTACATGGGACTGACCGTTGGCATGCCTTTGCGCGAAATCAAGGTCGATACCGTGTTCGTGGGTTCGTGCACCAACGGGCGCATCGAGGACCTGCGCATGGTTGCTGAAGTTCTCAAGGGCCGAAAGGTGGATCCGCAGGTTCGAATGCTTGTGGTTCCAGGTTCAGTACGAGTCAAGAACCAGGCTGAGGAAGAGGGGCTGGACGAGATCATTCGCGCTTCCGGCGCTGAATGGCGTGAAGCCGGTTGTTCGATGTGTCTGGCGATGAATCCAGACAAGTTGGCACCGGGCGAGCGCAGCGCATCGACGTCCAATAGAAACTTCGAGGGCCGTCAAGGACCAGGGGGCCGCACCCATTTGGTTTCACCAGCAGTTGCAGCAGCAACTGCAATTGCAGGCCATCTGGCCGCCCCCGCCGATCTGTAATACGACACGTTTCCCATTCCAAACCAGGAGCCATCATGGACAAGTTCACGACCTTCACGGGCACTGCCGCTCCATTGCGCCGCAGCAATGTTGATACCGATCAGATCATCCCGGCCGAGTATCTCAAGCGCATCACACGTCACGGCTTCGAGGATGGCCTCTTTGCCGCATGGCGCAAGGACCCAGAGTTCCTGCTGAATCGCCCTGAGTATCAAGGGGTTTCAATTCTGATTGCCGGCCCTGATTTTGGCACCGGCTCCTCCCGCGAGCATGCGGTCTGGGCTTTGCAGGACTTTGGATTCAAGGTGGTGCTGTCCTCGCGATTTGCCGATATCTTCCGTGGCAATTCAGGCAAGGGCGGTCTCCTGACAGCGCAGATGTCACAGGATGATGTGGAACGACTCTGGGCGGCGGTTGAGGCCAACCCAGCTCTGCCAGTCACCGTCAACCTGGATAGGCGAGAGGTCACTGCCGGCGATATCACCGCAGACTTCGAGGTCGATGACTACGTTCGTTGGCGTCTGATGGAGGGGCTGGACGACATTGGCATCACGATGAAGCAAGGCGACGCCATCAAGGCCTTCGAGTCCAAGAGGCCCAGTTTCATGCCGACTTCGATTGGCTGAATCCCACGGAAAGGGGCGCAAGTGACTCATGTTGTTGCCTTCCAATGGTTTCTTACAAGTGGTGTTGAAAATCACTAGTAATTCCAACATGTTTTGATCGGCGCGTCGGTGTCCCAGTGTTGAGATGTCGTGCGTAAATATGCGAGGTCGACAAAGGGTCGTCCTCTACCCTCCGGAGGGGTTTTTCTGTGAACAAGGCTGAACTGATTGACGCTGTTGCTGGCACACTGGGCCACAGCAAGCGTGACGTGACTGACATCATCGATGCATTCCTGGACGAGACCAAGCGCGCTGTTGCCAAGGGCGAGCGCGTTGCAGTGAGTGGCTTCGGCATCTTCGAGCGCGCAGCGCGCAATGCTCGTCTGGGCCGCAACCCGCGCACGGGCGAAGCCGTGAAGATCAAGGCCACCAAACTTCCTAAGTTTCGCGCTGCTGCCGAGTTCAAGGCTGTAGTAGCTGGCACGAAGAAGGCTGCACCGGCAAAGAAGGCTGCACCGGCAAAGAAGGCTGCACCGGCAAAGAAGGCTGTGGCCAAGAAGGTTGTGGCAAAGAAGGCTGCACCGGCAAAGAAGGCTGTGGCCAAGAAGGCCACCCGCCGCTAGATCTCGTAATAAGTGAAGGGCCTGGCCAAACTGGCCTGGCCCTTCACTTATGCCCGGTCTAAATCTGCGCGGACAGCGCAGCTGAGGTTGCCGGACCGACACCTATGCGCAGCGCATCCCACAGATCAAGCGCGGTGTCGACATCACGACGTACTCTGGCCATCAAGGCTGCATCGGCAGCGGAGTCGGGCTGAATTTCCACGTTGCCGGCTTGGGCATGGCGGGCATGTGATCGATGACCGAACATCGGCACACATTCACGTGCGTCATTGGCAAGCAGCATCGTGGTGCCTAGTCCTTGCACATCAGTGACGAAACTGCGATCTACGGCGTGTGCTAGCCGCAGGGTTGCCGTCAGCGCGTCAACCGTGAGGCACGGCAGATCGGCCGCGATAACGGCCACAGGTCCGCCGCCAATGATGCGCAAGCCCTCGGCCAATTCTGGATTGAGCCCGTGCGCCTCAGCGAGGTGGATCCGCACCGAAGGATCCACTCGCGCGTGCAGATCTGCATCATCGGTAACGAGGAGGATGCCACTGATATTTGCCGAACCAGTGACAGCGCTGAGGACATCGGTGAGAAATGCCTCCGAAAGGCGAGCTCGCGTCGAAGGGTCCTGATCAAGTCGACTCTTGGCGAAGGGGGAGGCCTTCACTGGGATGAGAGCGGTCCAGAGCATCTCCGCATCCAACCGCATGGGGGCATTAGTCTGAGCCAGTGTTCAACGCCGGTCTCGCTGAGGTTCAGCTATGAGCCGCGTGGCAACAATGGGATCCGGTTCCTGGGGCACTGTTTTTTCAATGGTGATGGCTGATGCGGGCAGCGATGTCGTCATGTGGTCGCGCGATGTGACGATTGCTGCTGAGATCAACTCTGTCCACAGCAATGAGCTGTACCACCCGGGATTGGTTCTCCCATCATCAGTGCGTGCCACCACAGATGCGGCGGATGCGCTTGCAGGCGCCGACATCGTCGTCATTGCCCTGCCAGCTCAGGTGCTGCGCGCGAATCTTGCTGAATGGGCGGTGTTCATTCCGGCCAATGCCATCTTGGTCAGTCTCATCAAGGGCATTGAACTTGGAACCATGCGCCGCATGAGCGAGGTCATTGCCGACGAGACTGGTGCGGCACCGGAGCGGATTGTCGTGGTGTCCGGCCCGAATCTGGCACGTGAGATTGCGATGCGCCAACCTTCGGCCACCACGGTTGCCTGTGTTGACGAATCCAGCGCACAGTTGTTGCAGGACGCTTGCACCACGGACTACTTTCGCCCGTACTGGACGACCGACGTGATTGGCACCGAGGTCGGTGGCGCGGTGAAGAACGTCATCGCTGTGGCCAACGGCATGGCGGCGGGCATGGGCTTGGGCGAGAACTCGCAGGCTTCGCTGATGACGCGTGGCTTGGCCGAGATCGCCCGTCTAGGCGTGGCTCTTGGCGCAGATGCGCTGACCTTCCAGGGCTTGGCTGGTGTTGGCGATCTCGTGGCTACCTGTCAATCGCCACTGTCGCGCAATCGCACTTTCGGCGAGAACATCGGCAGTGGGCTTTCGGTCGCGGAGACCATTGAGCGCACTCGGCAGACCTGCGAGGCCTACCGCAGCTGCGAGCCGATCTTGGAACTTGCTCGGGCTCACAATGTCGACATGCCGATTACGGAGCAGGTCGTCAACGTGCTGCACTATGGAGCAGCACCCCGCACTATGGCGGCAGCTTTCATGGCTCGCGACACCAAGCCTGAGCATGAAGGTGCTGCACTCGGGGCCAGCGGGTGAGTTCGACCAGATTGCGCGTCGCTGTAATTTTTGGTGGTCGAAGCAGTGAGCACAGCATCTCTTGCATCAGTGCCGCCGGAGTGATGCGTGCTTTGGATCCTACGAAATATGAGGTCCTGGCGATCGGCATCACCACTGAGGGCCGTTGGCTCAAGGCGGATCCGGCCCTTGATTTCTCAGTCACAGGTACCGACTTGCCCAAGGTCGCAGAGACCGGGGAATGTGCCGCGCTGAGTCCAGACCCGGCACAGCTCCTTGCTCAACTCGGGAAGATAGATGTGGTGTTCCCAGTCCTTCACGGCCCATGGGGCGAGGACGGCACTGTGCAGGGGCTGCTCGAACTCTGCGAACTGCCCTATGTCGGATCGGGAGTATTGGCGTCTGCAGCGGGCATGGACAAGATCACCATGAAGGTGCTCCTGGCCCACGCAGGCTTGCCGGTCGGATCCTTCATCGGAATCTCTGATCGTCAGTGGCGTGAAAGCACCCCGGAATGCCTCACCCGCGCATCTGATCTCGGCCTGCCCATGTTCGTGAAGCCTGCGCGAGCTGGATCCTCGCGAGGAATCTCCAAGGTCAAAGCGCTCTCCGCACTGGCGGCCGCGGTCGAAGAAGCCCGTATGCATGACCCGCGTGTGATTGTCGAAGCAGCTGTCCAAGCCGGGCGTGAGATTGAGTGCGGGGTTCTGGTTCAACTCGATGGCCGGGTCGGGGCAAGCAGATGTGCCGAGATCGTCGTTGGTGGACAGCATGAGTTCTATGACTTCGATGCGAAATATCTCGAGGATTCCGCCGAACTGATTGTTCCGGCGCAGTTGGAGCCGGAAATGGAAGAAGAGATTCAGGCGCTTGCGGTCCAGGCCTTTGAAGCGCTCGGCTGCGAAGGGTTGGCCCGAGTCGATTTCTTCATTGGTGCAGATGGCGCCATCTTGATCAATGAGGTCAACACCATGCCAGGATTTACTCCGATCTCCATGTTCCCGCGAATGTGGCAGGCATCAGGCTTGAGTTACTCCGAAGTACTTGATGCACTGATCATGGATGCCGTGCGGCGTGGCACCGGACTCCGTTGAATCCGCCGGAACCGGGCAGCCTCGCTGAACTTGGTGAATTTGCGCTGATAGCCAAGGTCACCGAGGGATTGCCTGAGATGTCTCAAGTGCTTGTCGGGCCCGGAGATGACGCTGCGGTGGTCGTTTCGGCCCACGGCTCAGTCGTCATCAGCACGGACGTCTTGATTGAGGGCCGCCATTTTCGGCGTGACTGGTCTACGCCGATCGACATCGGCCGGCGTGCGGCAGCTGCGAGCCTCGCGGACATCGTTGCCATGGGAGCCCGGCCGACTGCGGTGGTCGTTGGGTTCGCAGCGCCGGCTGATCTGCCGTCGGCGTGGGCAGTCTCCTGCACCGCTGGTCTTCGTGCCGAACTGGATTCCCTTGTGGTCGCACTCGTAGGAGGTGACGTCACCTCCGCTGACACTGTGATGATCACGGTGACGGCCATCGGTGATCTCGAAGGTCGCAAGCCAGTCTTGCGATCCGGTGCTCAGGCCGGCGATCTCATCGCCATTGCTGGGCGACATGGTTGGGCAGCAGCCGGACTGGCACTACTGTCACGCGGATTCCGATCACCGAAGAAGCTCGTTGATGCGCATCGCTACCCGCTGCCGCCCTACGGCGCCGGACCACTTGCCGCACTGACGGGCGCAACGTCAATGATTGACGTGAGCGATGGGCTCATCGCCGACTCGCGGCACATTGCTCAAGCCTCCGATGTGGTCCTCGCGATCGACAGCTCGCTGATCCAGGTGCCAGAAGAACTCGCCTCGGCTGCCTCGGCGTACAACATGGATCCGCGCGAGTGGATGCTCACAGGTGGCGATGACCACGCATTGCTCGCCACTTTCCCCAAGACGGTGAAAGTGCCGTCGAGTTTCGTCGTCATCGGCGAAGTGCGGGAGGTATCGGCTCAAGGGCCAGGAGTGCTCGTGGATGGTCATTTCGTAACGGGCGCTGGTGGACACGAGCACTTTCGATCTTGAGCCCGCTAAAACAAATCAGGCGCAGTCAATGACTGCGCCTGATAAGAATGAGGGGAACTATCCGCGAACGACCTTGCCGGCCTTCAGACAAGAGGTGCAGACATTCTGGCGCTTGGGGGTCTTGCCCACGAGCGTGCGAACGCGCTGGATGTTCGGGTTCCAACGACGCTTGGTGCGTCGGTGTGAGTGAGAGATGCTGTGCCCGAAGCCTGGGCCCTTACCGCAGACGTCGCAGTTAGCAGACACCGTGCACTCCTATCGTGTTCAGGGCAGATCCCGATCGCGCCGGAGCGCGTGACGGGGTCGAGCCTGGTGTTGGATGCTGTCCGATACCAACGAGTTCTTCGAGCAGCCGACCTAGGTTACCCGAGTCTGGCTTGGCTTACAAAACCGGGTGAAAGTCCGGCAAATCCGGGAGGTGCGCCATCAGTACGGAGGAGGCGTCAACCCGGCTGGATCGGGTCCTTGGAGGCAAGACCGCCGCGGCGCTGACGAAGGCCTTTGGCTACACGATTGTCGGCGAATTATTGCGCCACTACCCACGGCGGTACGTGGCGCGGGGAGAGCTGACCGACATGCGAACTCTCATCGACGGCGAGGCCGTGACCTTGCTTGCAGAGGTGGTCAGCGTAACCAGCCGCCCGATGCGCCAGCGGCGAGGCAACCTCGTGGAGGTGGTCGTCAGCGATGGCACTGAGCGCATCAGTCTGACCTTCTTCAACCAGCGTTGGCGCGAGGCGATTTTCCGCACTGGCCGCCGAGGTCTCTTTGCAGGTGAAGTGACGAGCTATCGCGGCAAGCGACAGCTCACCCATCCCACATTTGAACTCTTCGCCGATGATGTTGACGAGGATGAGGAGCGGATCGCGATGTTCGCGGGCGCCTTCATTCCGGTGTATCCGGCAACCATCGGTGTGAGTTCAATGCAGATCGCGCGGGCTATTGGCGTCATCCTGGACACCCTGCCCCCGCTTCCAGATCCAATCCCTGAAGGCTT is a genomic window containing:
- a CDS encoding thiamine-phosphate kinase — protein: MNPPEPGSLAELGEFALIAKVTEGLPEMSQVLVGPGDDAAVVVSAHGSVVISTDVLIEGRHFRRDWSTPIDIGRRAAAASLADIVAMGARPTAVVVGFAAPADLPSAWAVSCTAGLRAELDSLVVALVGGDVTSADTVMITVTAIGDLEGRKPVLRSGAQAGDLIAIAGRHGWAAAGLALLSRGFRSPKKLVDAHRYPLPPYGAGPLAALTGATSMIDVSDGLIADSRHIAQASDVVLAIDSSLIQVPEELASAASAYNMDPREWMLTGGDDHALLATFPKTVKVPSSFVVIGEVREVSAQGPGVLVDGHFVTGAGGHEHFRS
- a CDS encoding D-alanine--D-alanine ligase family protein, producing MSSTRLRVAVIFGGRSSEHSISCISAAGVMRALDPTKYEVLAIGITTEGRWLKADPALDFSVTGTDLPKVAETGECAALSPDPAQLLAQLGKIDVVFPVLHGPWGEDGTVQGLLELCELPYVGSGVLASAAGMDKITMKVLLAHAGLPVGSFIGISDRQWRESTPECLTRASDLGLPMFVKPARAGSSRGISKVKALSALAAAVEEARMHDPRVIVEAAVQAGREIECGVLVQLDGRVGASRCAEIVVGGQHEFYDFDAKYLEDSAELIVPAQLEPEMEEEIQALAVQAFEALGCEGLARVDFFIGADGAILINEVNTMPGFTPISMFPRMWQASGLSYSEVLDALIMDAVRRGTGLR
- the rpmB gene encoding 50S ribosomal protein L28; amino-acid sequence: MSANCDVCGKGPGFGHSISHSHRRTKRRWNPNIQRVRTLVGKTPKRQNVCTSCLKAGKVVRG
- a CDS encoding NAD(P)H-dependent glycerol-3-phosphate dehydrogenase, which codes for MSRVATMGSGSWGTVFSMVMADAGSDVVMWSRDVTIAAEINSVHSNELYHPGLVLPSSVRATTDAADALAGADIVVIALPAQVLRANLAEWAVFIPANAILVSLIKGIELGTMRRMSEVIADETGAAPERIVVVSGPNLAREIAMRQPSATTVACVDESSAQLLQDACTTDYFRPYWTTDVIGTEVGGAVKNVIAVANGMAAGMGLGENSQASLMTRGLAEIARLGVALGADALTFQGLAGVGDLVATCQSPLSRNRTFGENIGSGLSVAETIERTRQTCEAYRSCEPILELARAHNVDMPITEQVVNVLHYGAAPRTMAAAFMARDTKPEHEGAALGASG